DNA sequence from the Oxalobacteraceae sp. CFBP 8761 genome:
GTACGAAAACGGTTGTAACGCCATAGCAGCGCCGCCCCATTTCGGGTCGAGATCGTCTTGCGATAAGAGAGCTCGCGCTCCAGCTCGACAGATGGGCCGAAGCCGCGGCGCAGGGCATCGGCCATCCTGGCGTATTCGACATCAAAATTCATTTGGCCGCCGACGTCGAACAGGATGCCGCCATGGTTGCAGAACGGCGCCGGGTCGAACCAGGGAATGTCGTGCATCGTGCAGAACGAACGCGTCAACGAGCGCGAAATTGCCAGAGACATCTCCATCTGTTCGACGTAGCGGGCGGCGCTGACGTTGTTGCCGTGCCAGCGGTAGCGAAGCAGCTTTTGCGGCAGGTTCGTCACCTTCCCCATGACCGCCAACTGCCCGAACAAGAAGTAATCCTCGGCAAGCCCTGGCACCTCGAGGCGCTGGTGCTCGGGAAGAACCTTCAGCATGTCGACTCCGTAGCGCACACCAAGCTTCCGGACCTCGTCGAAGCGCAGCGCCGCCGCCGGATGGATGACGGGATTGCGGAATAGGCTCGCGGCGCTGACGCGCGCGCTGCCTACCGGAACGCTCATGTCCCCGATCTTGTTACCTGCGGCGTCGATCACATCCGCCTGTCCGCCAACGGCGGCGCAGTCCGGTCGTGCTTCGAACGCAGCCAGCGTCACCGCCATGCGCTCAGGCAAGCAGATGTCGTCGGCATCATGTCTCATCACAAACTCGCAATCTGCAATGTCAAGGCCGCAGTTCAGCAGGCCGGACAAACCTTGTGCATGCGGGAACGAATGCAATTGGATACGCGGATCGCGTGCATGATAAGCCTCGGCCATCTCG
Encoded proteins:
- a CDS encoding glycosyltransferase family 2 protein; this encodes MAKFDILLPVKNGKAFLAEAIDSVRAQTFTDWRLLVLDHGSTDGSREMAEAYHARDPRIQLHSFPHAQGLSGLLNCGLDIADCEFVMRHDADDICLPERMAVTLAAFEARPDCAAVGGQADVIDAAGNKIGDMSVPVGSARVSAASLFRNPVIHPAAALRFDEVRKLGVRYGVDMLKVLPEHQRLEVPGLAEDYFLFGQLAVMGKVTNLPQKLLRYRWHGNNVSAARYVEQMEMSLAISRSLTRSFCTMHDIPWFDPAPFCNHGGILFDVGGQMNFDVEYARMADALRRGFGPSVELERELSYRKTISTRNGAALLWRYNRFRTAHVPETNDWSAVRGWLIRRLPGKRRLSVAPELA